The Stigmatella ashevillena genomic sequence CTCGGAGGCCTCGGCTCCTTGATGGCGCAAGCCCCGTTCAACATCCTCTCTCCGAAGAAGAGTGCTGGTTTTCAGACCCAGCCGACCCAGCTGTCGGCGAAAGGGTTCCTGGAACCCTTGAAAAGAAATTTCTCGTTTCCCCAGGCAAAGCCTGTCGAGAGCAAAGGACTCAGTTGGGGAGGCTCGCTCACCTTCAACCAGCACAAGCGCCTTCCCACTGCCGCCACGCCCCAGGTTCTCAAAGCCAACGGCTTCAGCGATCCGCGCGTGTGGTATTGTGAGAAGACTTGCGGGACCTACCGCACCGACGAGCTGCGCGTCATGGTCCAGCGGGGCGAACTCACCCTGACGGATCAGGTCATGGACCTCACCTCGGATGGAGCGCTGACAGAACTCTCCAGCATTCCCATGGTGGCGGCTCAAAAGCTTTACTCCACCGCCGAGAAGACGGCCTCGGCGACTCTGGAGTATCACAGCACCTTCTTCCGGGGACAGCCTGAGGCGTACTCACTGCCCCCCTTCCACGTCAAAGCCCAGGGCGAGTGGAAGAACTGGACGCTGGCAGCCGCCGCGAGTTCCAAGTTCGAGGACTTCAAGAACCCCGCCGATGACGAGACCAATCCAGACGACGACAAGATCACGGGCTTCGTGCGTGATCTGGAGTTCACGGTGCGGCGCAAGCTTCTCGCGGGATTGAATACCCCCTCACGTACGAGTCAGATCGATCTGTGGGGCACCCTCAAGGACTCCCAAGTGGAGACCCCTCTCAGCCAACTCAACAAGCACACCCTCGTCACCACGGCCGGGGTGCGTTGGGACGTGGTTCGCCGGGACAAGAACGAGCTCAGCTTCTCGCTTGCAGGCTCGGTGTACCCAGACACGCCGGGCTCGGCACAAGAGGACCGCTCTCCCGAGTTGGACTTGCATACGCATCTGATGAACAAGAAGCTCACGCTCTCTCTCGATGCCAAGTTGTTGTTGAAGAAGGAGCCGCAGGCATCATCCGTTCAGCTCCACTTCTTCTACAACCTGGGCGGTAAGCGTTGAGTGACCTCTTCTGCGAACCATGAACCGGCTCATCATTCTTCTGCGCGGCATCAACGTGGGGGGCCACCGCAAGGTCCCCATGGAGCATCTCCGGCAGCTTTGCCGGGAACTCGGCTTCGACGACGTCGAGAGCTATATCCAGAGCGGCAATCTCGTCCTCTCCGCTCCCCAAGGCGCTGAGGCCGCCGTGGCGTCGCTCGAACCGGCGATCGAGCAGCGCTTCGGCTTCGCGGTCGACGTGATCGCCCGGACCGCCCGGCAATGGGCCGATTATGCCGCCGGGAGCCCTTTTCCAGATGCCGCCGAGCAGCACCCAAACCTCCTGCACCTGGCCCTGTCCAAGCAGAAACCGAAGTCCGGTGCGGCGGCCGCGCTTCGCGAGCGCGCCATGGCTGGGGAGCGCATCGAGACCGTGGGGGATGCGCTCTGGGTTCATTTCCCCGATGGCGTGGCCAGGACCAAGCTCAGCCCGGCGGTGTTCGACAAAGCCATGGGCTCCCCTGTCACCGCGCGCAACTGGAGAACCGTGCTGAAGCTTCACGAGATGGCGGGGGGGCAGCGATGAGAACTCTGGGCGCAATGAAGGGAGTAGCGGTTTGCTGGGCGTTGCTTCTGGCGTTCTCCCCGCCCTCTGCCGCGGAGCAGCCTGTTGCCCCAGCAGCGTTCCTCTCGGCGATTGACGGCTTCGTCCGAGAGCAGAACTTCAGTGGCACGATTCTCGTGGAGGAGCGTGGCATCCGCCTCTACCAAGGAAGCTTCGGCCTCGCCAACCGGGCCTTTGCCGTACCTACGGACCTGTCCACGCGCTACAAGATCGCCTCGATCACCAAGCTCTTCACCTCGGTGCTCATCCTTCAGCTTCAGCAGGAGGGGAAGCTCGACCTCAAGGCCAAGATCAGGACCT encodes the following:
- a CDS encoding DUF1697 domain-containing protein, which gives rise to MNRLIILLRGINVGGHRKVPMEHLRQLCRELGFDDVESYIQSGNLVLSAPQGAEAAVASLEPAIEQRFGFAVDVIARTARQWADYAAGSPFPDAAEQHPNLLHLALSKQKPKSGAAAALRERAMAGERIETVGDALWVHFPDGVARTKLSPAVFDKAMGSPVTARNWRTVLKLHEMAGGQR